In Sphingomonas panacisoli, one genomic interval encodes:
- the rdgB gene encoding RdgB/HAM1 family non-canonical purine NTP pyrophosphatase, with product MSGEGEVPQEIRKLAPGKLVIASHNEGKVKEIRALLAPYGIEPVSAKSLDLPEPEETGTTFVANAELKAMQAADLSGLPALADDSGLCVEALNGDPGIFSARWAGESKDFGHAMQLVEDNIRKLGPETDRDAHFVCALALAWPDGHVEWFEGRVEGQLVWPPRGGNGFGYDAMFLPDGHDRTFGEMAADEKTPLTHRADAFRQLVAAVL from the coding sequence ATGAGCGGTGAAGGCGAGGTCCCTCAGGAAATCCGGAAACTTGCCCCCGGCAAGCTGGTGATCGCCAGCCATAACGAGGGCAAGGTCAAGGAAATCCGCGCGCTCCTCGCGCCCTATGGGATCGAACCGGTGTCGGCCAAGTCGCTCGATTTGCCCGAACCGGAAGAGACGGGAACCACCTTCGTCGCCAATGCCGAACTGAAGGCGATGCAGGCCGCCGATCTGTCGGGCCTTCCCGCGCTGGCGGACGACAGCGGGCTGTGCGTCGAGGCACTCAACGGCGATCCCGGCATCTTCTCCGCGCGCTGGGCGGGCGAGTCGAAGGATTTCGGCCACGCAATGCAGTTGGTCGAGGACAACATCCGGAAGCTCGGGCCGGAGACCGACCGCGACGCGCATTTCGTCTGCGCGCTCGCCCTCGCCTGGCCCGACGGCCATGTCGAATGGTTCGAAGGGCGCGTCGAGGGCCAGCTCGTCTGGCCGCCGCGCGGCGGCAACGGCTTCGGCTACGACGCGATGTTCCTGCCCGACGGCCACGACCGCACCTTCGGCGAGATGGCGGCGGACGAGAAGACGCCCCTCACTCACCGCGCGGATGCGTTCCGGCAATTGGTCGCGGCGGTCCTCTAA